One genomic segment of Virgibacillus doumboii includes these proteins:
- a CDS encoding DJ-1/PfpI family protein: MAKKVLIIAGDAVEALEIYYPYFRCLEEGFDTTIAAGSVQQLHTVVHDFVGWETYTEKEGYLIEATAGFDEVDPAEYDALIIPGGRAPEHIRLNEYVPGIVSHFFETNKPVAAVCHAAQVLTTAREHLQGREMTGYIACKPEVEAAGSTYIEAPLHTDGNLVSGHAWPDMPGLMREFVKQVNER; the protein is encoded by the coding sequence ATGGCAAAGAAAGTCTTGATTATTGCGGGAGATGCTGTGGAGGCGTTGGAGATTTATTATCCTTATTTCAGATGTCTGGAGGAAGGTTTTGACACAACAATTGCTGCGGGTTCGGTACAGCAGCTGCATACGGTTGTTCATGATTTTGTTGGTTGGGAAACTTATACAGAGAAGGAAGGGTATCTTATTGAAGCGACAGCTGGTTTTGATGAGGTGGATCCGGCTGAATATGATGCGTTGATTATTCCGGGTGGTCGGGCGCCGGAGCATATTCGGCTGAATGAGTATGTTCCTGGGATTGTCAGCCACTTTTTTGAGACGAATAAGCCGGTTGCCGCAGTCTGCCATGCGGCACAAGTCCTTACGACGGCCAGGGAACATCTGCAGGGCCGTGAGATGACAGGGTATATAGCCTGCAAACCTGAAGTGGAAGCGGCAGGGTCTACGTATATTGAAGCACCACTGCACACTGACGGCAATCTGGTTTCCGGTCATGCATGGCCAGATATGCCAGGGCTTATGAGGGAGTTTGTAAAACAGGTTAATGAGAGATAG
- a CDS encoding LysR family transcriptional regulator — MDLRQLKYFSTLVEQTTYTRAANTLHISQPSLSAAIKKLENELGITLIDRSSRDLRVTKEGKILYQESKKLLNHYSHVSDEMVRLRQQGPLELSIGLIESSMFFVPDILTHFKKEYQDVRVSLLETLSLSDVEKALNNFDIHLAITNQYIHKEDIETIPIYEENLVALIPPTHELSKRETLQISDLEGENFIVCKEGFQTRRDILSAFSKSGVKPNIQFEIERFETGCSLVEDGLGITVVPENYVRYAKQTNCSIKNIHGADISRIVYLAYDKNRYLSPIVMRFIALVREFFDDTGLTKR; from the coding sequence ATGGATTTACGCCAACTAAAATACTTTAGTACACTTGTAGAACAGACAACATATACTCGCGCCGCAAACACGCTGCATATTTCCCAGCCTTCGTTAAGTGCAGCAATTAAAAAACTGGAAAACGAGCTTGGTATAACCCTGATTGACAGAAGTTCAAGGGATTTGCGGGTTACAAAGGAAGGAAAAATATTATACCAGGAGTCTAAGAAACTGTTGAATCATTATAGCCACGTTTCCGATGAGATGGTCCGGCTGAGACAACAGGGACCGCTCGAATTATCAATCGGATTAATTGAGTCTTCGATGTTTTTTGTTCCTGACATCCTGACTCACTTTAAAAAAGAATATCAGGATGTGCGTGTCAGCTTACTGGAAACATTAAGTCTGAGCGATGTTGAGAAGGCATTGAACAACTTTGATATCCATCTGGCAATTACCAATCAATACATTCATAAGGAAGATATTGAAACGATCCCGATATATGAGGAGAACCTTGTCGCGCTCATCCCGCCAACTCACGAGTTGAGCAAGCGGGAAACACTGCAGATTAGTGATTTGGAAGGGGAAAATTTTATCGTATGTAAGGAAGGATTTCAGACAAGAAGGGATATCCTGAGTGCGTTCAGCAAATCCGGTGTTAAGCCGAATATTCAGTTTGAGATTGAGCGGTTTGAAACGGGGTGCAGTCTGGTGGAAGACGGGCTGGGCATAACCGTCGTTCCGGAAAATTACGTCCGTTATGCGAAACAGACTAACTGCTCGATTAAAAATATTCACGGAGCAGACATCTCGCGGATTGTTTATCTTGCTTATGATAAAAATCGTTACCTGTCGCCAATCGTTATGCGGTTTATAGCGCTTGTAAGAGAATTTTTTGATGATACCGGGTTAACCAAACGTTGA
- the hutG gene encoding formimidoylglutamase, translated as MYKVSDESLWSGRVDDGSDSSHFRFHQVIKVQDINKLVKNDSAFGVIGFSSDEGVRRNKGRLGAAKAPDEIRKFLAKLPYKLDEKIETIDTGNVVCENDDLEKAQAELGRRVNKLFDNAMTPVIIGGGHETLYGHYLGVREYIGTDKTLGIVNIDAHFDMRDDPQPSSGTMFRQILDQDDQAGYLCLGIQEFGNTKALFETADKYGCNYMMEDEIEADNFQHTFKKIDSFSKEYDYIMMTLCTDSIISSAAPGVSAPSPLGLDPKTVKKLMTYIAAKENILSFDISEVNPLVDENNKTVRLAAYFLAETMRSFNKKHV; from the coding sequence ATTTACAAAGTATCAGATGAAAGCCTGTGGAGCGGAAGGGTTGATGATGGGTCAGATTCATCTCATTTTCGGTTCCATCAGGTTATTAAGGTTCAGGATATTAATAAATTGGTAAAAAATGATAGCGCTTTCGGAGTCATTGGGTTTTCCAGTGATGAAGGTGTAAGGCGGAACAAAGGGCGTCTTGGTGCAGCTAAGGCACCTGATGAGATCCGTAAGTTCCTGGCAAAACTTCCATATAAATTGGATGAAAAGATAGAAACAATCGATACAGGTAATGTAGTTTGCGAAAATGATGATTTGGAAAAAGCGCAGGCTGAGCTCGGAAGGCGAGTTAACAAGCTTTTTGATAACGCCATGACACCGGTCATTATTGGTGGCGGACATGAAACATTATATGGTCATTACCTTGGGGTGAGAGAGTATATAGGTACTGACAAGACGCTTGGGATTGTGAATATTGATGCTCATTTTGATATGCGGGATGACCCGCAACCATCATCAGGCACTATGTTCAGGCAGATTCTCGACCAGGATGACCAGGCTGGCTATTTGTGTCTCGGAATCCAGGAGTTCGGCAATACAAAAGCATTGTTCGAGACAGCAGACAAATACGGCTGTAACTATATGATGGAAGATGAGATTGAAGCGGACAATTTTCAGCATACATTTAAGAAGATTGATAGCTTTTCAAAGGAATATGACTATATCATGATGACTTTGTGCACCGATTCCATTATTTCGTCAGCGGCACCGGGTGTAAGTGCACCATCACCATTGGGGCTCGATCCGAAGACGGTAAAAAAATTAATGACGTACATTGCTGCAAAAGAGAATATACTCAGCTTTGACATTTCCGAGGTTAATCCACTGGTTGATGAAAATAACAAAACCGTACGGCTGGCGGCATATTTTTTGGCGGAAACGATGAGGAGTTTTAACAAAAAGCATGTGTAA
- the hutU gene encoding urocanate hydratase → MATKKQVTQYRGTELNTKGWLQEAALRMLNNNLNPEVAENPDELVVYGGIGKAARNWESYEAIVRELKQLEDNETLLVQSGKPVAVFRTHKDAPKVLIANSNLVPAWANWDHFNELDQKGLMMYGQMTAGSWIYIGSQGIVQGTYETFAECGKQHFDGSLKGTITLTAGLGGMGGAQPLAVTLNEGVCIAVEVDQHRINRRLETKYLDTQANDLDEAIKMAKEARNQGKALSIGLLGNAAELLPEMIAKGFIPDVLTDQTSSHDPKNGYVPVNMTLQEAADLRAKDPAQYTKLSRNSIARHVEAMLDMQQKGAITFDYGNNIRQVAKDEGVENAFDFPGFVPAYIRPQFCEGKGPFRWVALSGDPEDIYKTDEVILKEFSYNESLCKWIEMAREKISFQGLPSRICWLGYGERARFGKIINDMVASGELKAPIVIGRDHLDSGSVASPNRETEGMKDGSDAVADWPILNALINSVGGASWVSVHHGGGVGMGYSLHAGMVIVADGTKEAEERLERVLTTDPGMGIVRHVDAGYELAEETAREKGVQIPMLKNKGE, encoded by the coding sequence ATGGCAACGAAAAAACAAGTCACACAATATCGTGGTACAGAATTGAATACGAAGGGCTGGCTTCAGGAAGCAGCATTGCGGATGCTGAATAATAACCTGAATCCGGAAGTGGCTGAAAACCCGGATGAGTTAGTTGTATATGGCGGGATCGGGAAAGCGGCAAGAAATTGGGAATCCTATGAAGCAATTGTCCGTGAATTGAAGCAGCTTGAGGACAATGAGACACTTTTAGTTCAGTCAGGTAAGCCGGTTGCAGTGTTCCGTACACACAAAGATGCACCGAAAGTTTTGATTGCCAACTCTAATCTGGTTCCAGCCTGGGCAAATTGGGATCACTTTAATGAATTGGACCAAAAAGGCCTGATGATGTATGGACAGATGACTGCCGGTAGCTGGATATACATTGGAAGCCAGGGCATTGTGCAGGGAACTTATGAAACATTTGCTGAATGTGGAAAGCAGCATTTCGATGGAAGTCTGAAAGGAACGATTACGCTCACGGCAGGTCTTGGCGGTATGGGTGGTGCACAGCCGCTTGCGGTTACATTAAATGAAGGTGTTTGTATTGCCGTTGAAGTCGACCAGCACCGAATTAACCGTCGACTGGAAACGAAATATCTCGATACACAGGCAAATGACCTGGATGAAGCGATTAAAATGGCAAAAGAAGCCCGTAACCAGGGGAAAGCATTATCAATCGGCCTATTAGGAAATGCAGCGGAACTTTTGCCGGAAATGATCGCAAAAGGGTTCATCCCGGATGTTTTGACAGATCAGACTTCATCCCATGACCCGAAGAATGGCTATGTACCGGTTAATATGACGTTGCAGGAAGCGGCGGATTTACGAGCAAAAGATCCGGCACAATACACAAAGCTGTCACGTAATAGTATCGCCCGTCACGTGGAGGCCATGCTGGATATGCAACAGAAGGGTGCAATTACATTCGACTATGGAAATAATATTCGTCAGGTTGCCAAGGATGAAGGCGTGGAAAATGCCTTTGATTTTCCGGGATTTGTTCCAGCATATATACGTCCGCAGTTCTGCGAAGGAAAAGGGCCATTCCGGTGGGTAGCGTTATCCGGTGATCCGGAAGACATTTACAAAACAGATGAAGTTATTTTAAAAGAATTCAGTTACAATGAGTCACTTTGCAAATGGATTGAAATGGCCCGGGAGAAAATCAGCTTTCAGGGACTTCCTTCCCGGATTTGCTGGTTAGGTTACGGAGAACGTGCCCGTTTTGGAAAAATCATCAATGACATGGTGGCAAGCGGGGAACTGAAGGCACCAATTGTTATCGGCCGCGACCATCTGGATTCCGGTTCCGTAGCATCACCAAACAGGGAGACAGAAGGAATGAAAGACGGCAGTGATGCGGTTGCCGACTGGCCGATTCTGAATGCACTGATCAACAGTGTCGGCGGTGCGAGCTGGGTAAGTGTTCACCATGGCGGCGGTGTCGGCATGGGTTACTCGCTTCACGCCGGGATGGTAATCGTTGCTGATGGTACGAAAGAAGCGGAAGAACGGCTGGAGCGGGTGTTAACGACAGACCCTGGCATGGGAATTGTCAGACACGTTGATGCGGGATATGAACTTGCCGAGGAAACAGCACGCGAAAAAGGCGTTCAGATTCCAATGTTAAAAAACAAAGGAGAGTAA
- the hutI gene encoding imidazolonepropionase, with protein sequence MSQALFIKNAKQLITMKGHTDKPAKKGAMSELDIIENGSLLIEDGKITAVGKHEEVEQKYKDVISGAKHIDASGKTVTPGLIDPHTHLVHAGTRENEYAMRLKGKTYMEIMNAGGGIHATTRATKEADFEQLYKESKQRLDTFFEYGVTTVEAKSGYGLSLEHELKQLEVAKKLNEDHPIDIVSTFMGAHAVPIEEKNNQDAFVDRVIQEMIPEVAEKGLAIFNDVFCERGVFTPEQSKRILEAGKEYGLIPKIHADEIEPYGGAELAAEVGAISADHLLKASDDGIRKMAENNVMGVLLPGTAFFLMAEFADARKMIDNGVPVALSTDANPGSSPTISLQFIMNLGCLKMGMTPEEVLTATTINAAHAINCADRIGSLEVGKQADIAIFDIPNYMVMSYKYGMNHIDTVIKGGKQVVNGKQLQ encoded by the coding sequence ATGTCACAAGCACTTTTTATAAAAAATGCTAAACAACTGATAACGATGAAAGGTCATACAGATAAGCCGGCAAAAAAAGGTGCGATGAGTGAGCTGGATATCATTGAAAATGGCAGTTTACTTATCGAGGATGGAAAAATCACCGCAGTTGGAAAACATGAAGAGGTCGAACAGAAGTATAAGGATGTGATATCTGGGGCCAAGCATATTGATGCATCAGGCAAAACTGTCACCCCCGGGCTGATCGACCCGCATACCCATCTGGTACACGCAGGCACACGGGAAAACGAATATGCCATGCGTCTCAAAGGCAAGACCTACATGGAAATCATGAATGCCGGTGGAGGTATTCATGCAACAACCAGAGCAACAAAGGAAGCGGATTTTGAGCAATTATACAAAGAATCGAAGCAGCGTCTGGACACATTTTTTGAATATGGTGTAACAACCGTTGAGGCAAAGAGTGGGTATGGTCTATCACTGGAGCATGAACTTAAGCAGCTTGAAGTTGCCAAAAAACTGAATGAAGATCATCCGATTGATATTGTTTCTACATTTATGGGAGCGCATGCAGTTCCAATTGAAGAAAAGAACAACCAGGATGCTTTTGTGGACCGGGTAATCCAGGAAATGATCCCCGAAGTTGCCGAAAAAGGACTGGCAATATTCAATGACGTATTTTGCGAGCGTGGTGTGTTTACACCGGAACAGTCAAAGCGAATTTTGGAAGCCGGGAAAGAATATGGCCTTATTCCGAAGATACATGCTGATGAGATTGAGCCTTATGGTGGTGCAGAACTTGCTGCCGAGGTGGGTGCTATTTCAGCGGATCATTTGTTGAAAGCATCAGATGACGGCATCCGCAAAATGGCTGAAAATAATGTGATGGGTGTTTTACTGCCTGGTACTGCATTCTTCCTGATGGCAGAGTTTGCTGATGCACGGAAAATGATTGACAACGGTGTACCTGTTGCACTGTCCACTGACGCAAACCCGGGATCATCACCAACGATTTCACTGCAATTTATCATGAATCTTGGCTGCCTGAAAATGGGCATGACACCGGAAGAAGTATTAACTGCAACAACGATTAATGCTGCACATGCCATTAATTGCGCTGACAGGATTGGAAGTCTGGAGGTGGGTAAACAAGCTGACATAGCCATTTTCGATATTCCTAACTATATGGTGATGTCGTACAAGTATGGAATGAATCACATCGATACCGTGATTAAAGGAGGGAAGCAGGTCGTTAATGGAAAACAACTGCAATAA
- a CDS encoding YjiH family protein: MANPQRDITLQEKKNNTNGTNMLKFFIYSFIGAFTFFIPITINGTSTIPLDHMVTFVEENFTAAVPYYILLVIIFGAVYPFVNKSWNKDAVNMGLSAFKVIGMIVAFMLVFDFGPAWLFNPDMGPFLFNSLVTSVGILVPIGAVFLALLVGYGLLEFIGVIVQPIMRPVWKTPGRSAIDAVASFVGSYSIGLLITNKVFKEGKYTIKEATIIATGFSTVSATFMIVVANTLGLMEIWNTYFWVTLVVTFLVTAITVRIWPLNKISEEYYDGEGSPEEEVKGSRVKAAWDQGMDAAENSLPIFKNVWVNLKDGFIMAASILPSILSVGLLGLILATYTPVFDILGYIFYPFTWLVQLPEPLLAAKASAIEIAEMFLPALLVVEASMVTKFMIGVLSVSAIIFFSALVPCILSTEIPVSIPKLIVIWIERTILTILIATPIAFLLL; this comes from the coding sequence ATGGCAAATCCTCAACGAGATATTACTTTACAGGAAAAGAAGAATAACACAAATGGAACAAACATGCTGAAGTTTTTTATCTACAGTTTTATCGGTGCTTTTACCTTTTTTATTCCGATCACGATAAACGGTACGTCAACCATTCCACTGGATCATATGGTTACATTCGTGGAAGAGAATTTCACAGCAGCGGTACCATATTATATTTTGCTTGTGATTATTTTTGGTGCGGTGTACCCGTTTGTAAATAAGTCCTGGAATAAAGATGCTGTCAATATGGGACTGTCGGCTTTTAAAGTAATCGGGATGATTGTAGCTTTCATGCTTGTATTTGACTTTGGTCCGGCTTGGCTGTTTAATCCGGATATGGGACCGTTTTTATTTAATAGTCTAGTAACATCTGTAGGTATCCTGGTTCCAATCGGGGCAGTATTTCTTGCCCTGTTGGTCGGATATGGTTTACTGGAGTTTATTGGCGTTATTGTACAGCCAATCATGCGCCCGGTCTGGAAAACGCCCGGCCGTTCAGCGATTGATGCAGTAGCATCTTTCGTCGGAAGTTATTCAATTGGACTATTGATTACGAACAAAGTGTTTAAAGAAGGGAAATATACGATTAAGGAAGCAACGATTATCGCAACAGGTTTCTCAACTGTTTCTGCAACATTCATGATTGTTGTAGCAAACACACTTGGCCTGATGGAAATCTGGAATACCTATTTCTGGGTAACGTTAGTAGTAACATTCCTGGTAACAGCCATCACCGTCCGAATCTGGCCGTTAAATAAAATAAGTGAAGAATATTATGATGGTGAAGGTTCACCGGAAGAGGAAGTTAAAGGCAGTCGAGTCAAGGCAGCATGGGATCAAGGGATGGATGCTGCAGAAAATTCATTACCAATCTTTAAAAATGTCTGGGTAAACCTGAAAGACGGATTCATTATGGCAGCGTCTATATTACCATCGATCCTGTCAGTCGGTCTGCTTGGGTTGATCCTGGCAACCTATACACCAGTCTTTGATATCCTGGGTTATATTTTCTATCCATTTACCTGGCTTGTACAGTTGCCGGAGCCACTACTCGCGGCGAAAGCTTCAGCAATTGAGATTGCCGAAATGTTTTTACCGGCATTATTGGTAGTGGAAGCTTCTATGGTCACAAAATTTATGATCGGAGTTCTGTCTGTATCAGCAATTATCTTCTTCTCAGCACTGGTTCCGTGTATTCTATCAACGGAAATTCCAGTCAGTATCCCGAAATTGATTGTAATTTGGATTGAGCGTACAATTCTAACAATTCTGATTGCCACACCAATAGCTTTCTTGCTGTTGTAA
- a CDS encoding fumarylacetoacetate hydrolase family protein: MKLVSYKTKAKTDSLRIGFMLDEKVIDLKEAYSQMLKSKQEAESDPLPSDPTAFFSIGNDAVAKAKVVYHFVKEHNVEDISFDREEVYLSTPIPEPSKIICVGKNYAEHATEMKSDIPDFPVLFAKFPNALIGPEAAIEKNNATQKLDYEVELTAVIGKEASHVNKEHALDYIAGYTIGNDISARDLQKRTPQWLQGKTLDNSTPIGPWVVTADEVGNPGNLSIRSLVNGEERQSSNTEHLIFDIPFLIEFISNLITLKPGDIIMTGTPNGVGFAMDPPQFLNAGDTVTVEIDKIGRMENKVVDK; this comes from the coding sequence ATGAAACTAGTTAGCTATAAAACAAAAGCGAAAACTGACTCGCTTCGGATAGGATTCATGCTTGACGAAAAGGTAATCGATCTTAAGGAAGCATATAGCCAAATGCTTAAATCCAAGCAGGAAGCTGAGTCTGATCCGCTTCCGTCAGACCCAACAGCATTTTTTTCTATTGGAAATGATGCTGTTGCCAAGGCAAAAGTAGTATATCATTTTGTTAAAGAACATAATGTAGAAGATATCAGCTTTGACCGGGAGGAGGTCTATTTATCCACTCCAATCCCAGAACCGTCAAAGATTATTTGTGTTGGGAAAAATTATGCCGAACATGCTACTGAAATGAAGAGTGACATCCCCGATTTCCCAGTTCTTTTCGCAAAGTTCCCCAATGCTCTTATCGGACCTGAAGCGGCAATTGAAAAAAATAATGCCACACAGAAGCTTGATTACGAAGTTGAACTTACGGCAGTGATTGGTAAAGAAGCGTCTCATGTCAATAAAGAACATGCCCTCGATTATATTGCCGGGTACACAATTGGCAATGATATTTCTGCCCGTGATTTACAGAAGCGGACACCACAATGGCTCCAGGGAAAAACACTGGACAACAGTACCCCAATCGGCCCTTGGGTTGTTACTGCGGACGAAGTTGGTAATCCCGGCAATCTATCCATACGTTCATTGGTTAATGGAGAAGAGCGCCAGTCTTCCAATACGGAGCATTTAATTTTTGATATACCGTTTTTAATCGAATTCATTTCCAATCTAATCACGCTGAAACCGGGAGACATCATCATGACAGGTACCCCAAATGGCGTAGGATTCGCTATGGACCCACCCCAATTTTTAAATGCCGGGGATACTGTAACAGTGGAAATCGATAAAATTGGCCGGATGGAGAATAAAGTGGTGGATAAATAG
- a CDS encoding TIGR02206 family membrane protein, whose translation MESTVKFEHWGMTHFAPILILIIGVILIVAFRESIRNFKYEPYIRKFSFVTMVGLELIFQMRNIYLGPWTIQENLPFHLCNISAYLCIYLLLTNDKRVFPFIYFCGIIPAFLAILTPDLDYIFPHFNYFKYFITHMMIVWVGLYYLCIRKYVITTKSTIYTFAALCVIAVMMYILNTLTGSNYLYISGTPDSTTPLSYLGDFPWYIINLFIIAITVFTLLASIFFKINKHKKDLQENEIHLKEKA comes from the coding sequence ATGGAAAGTACCGTTAAATTTGAGCATTGGGGAATGACACACTTTGCTCCAATACTCATTCTGATTATAGGGGTTATTCTGATTGTTGCATTCCGTGAATCAATCAGAAATTTTAAATACGAACCATACATCAGGAAATTTAGCTTTGTCACAATGGTGGGACTTGAACTGATTTTTCAGATGCGCAATATATATCTTGGACCATGGACAATCCAGGAAAACTTACCATTTCATCTATGCAACATTTCAGCCTATTTATGTATTTATTTATTGCTTACAAATGATAAACGTGTATTTCCATTTATCTATTTTTGCGGGATTATCCCGGCCTTTCTTGCCATTCTTACGCCGGACCTTGATTATATTTTCCCTCACTTCAATTATTTCAAGTATTTCATCACACACATGATGATCGTTTGGGTAGGTTTGTATTATCTTTGCATACGTAAATATGTGATCACCACAAAATCAACTATTTATACTTTTGCTGCGTTGTGTGTAATTGCAGTAATGATGTATATTTTGAATACGTTGACAGGATCAAATTATTTATACATTTCCGGTACGCCCGATTCAACAACACCACTTAGCTACTTAGGTGATTTTCCCTGGTACATTATTAATTTGTTTATAATCGCAATTACGGTGTTCACATTATTAGCGAGTATATTTTTCAAAATAAATAAGCATAAGAAAGACCTGCAGGAAAACGAAATTCATCTTAAAGAAAAAGCTTGA
- a CDS encoding PaaI family thioesterase: MSEDIKNAIQDVYPDDFSWCYGCGRLNEDGHHFRTGWDGDETVTVYKPRPEHTAIPGFVYGGLIASLIDCHGTGSASLALHRRNGHEPGDGTEPPRFVTASLEIKFVKPTPQDVELKAIGTVEEVHPKKFKVHTEVYAGDVCCAKAEVVAAVMPESFGRN, from the coding sequence ATGAGTGAAGATATTAAAAACGCAATTCAGGATGTGTACCCGGATGATTTTTCCTGGTGCTATGGCTGTGGCCGTTTAAACGAAGATGGGCATCATTTTCGTACAGGCTGGGACGGCGACGAAACGGTTACGGTGTATAAACCCCGCCCGGAACATACGGCAATACCCGGGTTTGTTTATGGTGGATTAATAGCTTCATTGATTGATTGTCATGGAACCGGCTCAGCATCGTTGGCATTGCATCGGAGGAACGGCCACGAGCCTGGTGATGGTACAGAGCCGCCACGGTTTGTAACAGCATCGCTGGAAATTAAATTTGTGAAGCCTACCCCACAGGATGTAGAGTTAAAAGCTATTGGAACAGTTGAAGAAGTTCATCCAAAAAAGTTCAAGGTGCATACGGAGGTATATGCCGGTGATGTTTGCTGTGCCAAGGCGGAAGTAGTTGCAGCAGTTATGCCGGAATCATTTGGCAGGAACTAA
- a CDS encoding P-II family nitrogen regulator: MLQTKQGQKLLVTIVKKEKAKKVIQASKNAGARGGTTLLGNGFRLNEKKRILGIPVERERAIILTLVPDKIFPGVMDAIINSVKLNQPRQGIGFVIDSKKITGICQHSEFDEESDEKDKEGVNIIMEDQKVLYDLIITIVNRGDSEKVVDATRKAGAEGGTILNGRGTGVHEKAKLFNIMIEPEKEMVLTLISRDKTQDVLQTINEDAELNKPGKGIAFVLEVEKTVGINHVLNKMVNEEYKKGK; encoded by the coding sequence ATGTTGCAGACGAAGCAGGGACAAAAGCTTCTCGTCACAATCGTTAAGAAAGAAAAAGCCAAAAAGGTTATCCAGGCATCCAAAAATGCCGGAGCCAGAGGCGGTACTACCCTTTTAGGGAATGGATTCAGACTTAATGAAAAAAAACGGATCCTGGGAATCCCGGTTGAACGGGAAAGGGCGATTATACTAACGCTTGTCCCCGATAAAATATTCCCGGGTGTCATGGATGCCATTATTAATTCAGTCAAACTGAACCAGCCAAGACAAGGCATCGGTTTTGTCATAGATTCAAAAAAAATCACTGGAATCTGTCAGCATTCAGAATTTGATGAAGAAAGTGATGAAAAGGATAAGGAGGGTGTTAATATCATTATGGAGGATCAAAAGGTGTTGTATGACTTGATCATTACAATTGTAAACAGGGGTGACTCCGAAAAAGTAGTAGATGCCACCAGAAAGGCTGGAGCAGAAGGCGGAACCATTCTGAACGGACGTGGTACCGGGGTACATGAGAAAGCAAAACTGTTCAATATAATGATTGAACCCGAAAAAGAAATGGTATTAACACTTATCAGTCGTGATAAAACACAGGATGTTTTGCAAACCATTAATGAAGATGCTGAATTAAATAAACCTGGTAAAGGAATTGCCTTTGTATTAGAAGTTGAGAAAACAGTGGGAATTAACCACGTACTAAATAAAATGGTGAATGAAGAGTATAAAAAAGGGAAGTGA
- a CDS encoding DUF1538 domain-containing protein has protein sequence MNIHIFEGFAGVMSEVATALLPLVILFLIFHFVFLKLPMRKLIDIGIGFILTFLGLSFFLQGVHIGFLPIGDLMGRAMGDLSYRWILIPIGFILGFFAIYAEPAVSVLIEQVEKVSGGYIPEKVLLYTLSTGVGISIALSMFRIIYGISLWYFIIPGYIIAFIMVRYSSKTFTSIAFDSGGVSTGPMTATFILAMYTGIAAQIDGRDPLIDGFGMVALVALAPILSVLTLGVLYGRKEKGQYVADEAGTKASRHNR, from the coding sequence ATGAACATACACATTTTCGAAGGCTTTGCTGGCGTAATGTCAGAAGTTGCCACTGCTTTATTACCCCTGGTAATCCTGTTTCTGATTTTCCATTTTGTCTTTTTAAAACTTCCTATGCGAAAATTGATCGATATTGGTATCGGCTTTATCCTGACATTTCTCGGTCTGTCTTTTTTTCTTCAAGGGGTTCACATCGGATTTCTGCCAATTGGAGATTTAATGGGAAGAGCAATGGGAGATCTGTCATACAGGTGGATTTTAATACCGATTGGATTCATTTTGGGCTTCTTCGCAATATATGCTGAGCCGGCTGTCAGTGTTTTAATTGAGCAGGTGGAGAAGGTATCAGGTGGGTACATCCCCGAAAAAGTTTTGTTGTACACTTTATCAACTGGTGTCGGGATTTCCATTGCACTATCCATGTTTCGGATAATTTATGGAATTTCCCTATGGTATTTTATCATTCCAGGTTATATAATAGCATTTATCATGGTACGATATTCATCGAAGACATTTACATCGATTGCGTTTGACTCAGGCGGAGTATCAACCGGGCCGATGACTGCAACCTTTATTCTGGCAATGTATACAGGAATCGCAGCCCAGATAGATGGTCGTGATCCGCTGATTGACGGATTCGGAATGGTTGCATTGGTAGCATTGGCTCCTATATTATCTGTGCTAACGCTTGGTGTGTTGTACGGCAGAAAGGAGAAGGGTCAGTATGTTGCAGACGAAGCAGGGACAAAAGCTTCTCGTCACAATCGTTAA